The DNA region ATCTTAAATATCACAttcaagtaaaatttgttctGCGCCTTTAGATTCATAGATTATGTGAATGGCGGGATGGAAATTTCATCCCAGATAAAGGTCCTTTGTGCTTCGTATGCATGTTCGCAATTTTAGCCTACAAGgtcttgtttttcttgtcaGTTTTCCACTTCGTTAATTTGAGAATCACAACTATCCATCAGAATGTTCAAGCAACCAGCCCCTAAAACAGATCAACCTAAAAAATCTTCATGTGCTCAGTAGAAAAACCTAGGTTATAGAGTTTGAATCCAAAAATTTCAAGCTATCCGATGTCTTAAGTAACAATATACAGTTGTATTTACACTTACTATGGTGCACATTCTGCAGTGTAGTACAATGTGACgaaattaaaaagagaaaatttcctTCTCTACTGGGGTAAACATAAATCTGAATCTGCTTCTCAGGCCAACTCACAGGCCAAGTGTGTGTTGTAAAAATAATTCTCAGGTGCGACACAAAAGAGCCAAAGGCAAAGCTGGCATTTCCAACTTGCTAGCCATCGGCCAGTTTCATGCGCAGCTGCATTTTTAGGTCGGACCAACTAACGAACCTTGGGAAGTTGTTTCAACAATTTGATAAGCTCATAGGTCCTTATGTCTCGACCAGAATGGAGGCAAATGTCAAGTGGGGTTAGACCGTCCTGCAACAAAACCATACGAGAAAATATTATCATCTTGATTTGCGAACATGCTAAAACATCATAGAGGACGTATACATTCTATATAGGCACCAAAGCTATGAGATCTGAAGAAGCAAAAGCTTGACACCAGAGGTTCAAAATGATTAAGCAGAAATAGAATTTACCCTGTTCTTTAGATTCTTGTCAGCTCCCTTAATTAACAAAAGCCTCACTATATCAGTTCTACGGGATTGAACAGCTAGATGCAAAGGTGTCCATCCATCCTGCAAGAAGTCATTCCATGTTCATAAACCTAGAGACGAGCACAAAGGAGTACACTCAAAAGTATTTCAATATGGCATTTAAGAGTTAATTGGTCATACATGATCTTGGAGGTTTATATCAACGTTATACAAGAGAAGAATTTTTATCATTTGAGTTGATGCCGTTCGGACAGCATAGTGCATCAAGGTGGCTCCATCCTGTAATAAGTCAAGAAGATCTTATTAAACTAATAGCAAATGGCAACACTAATTATCCCAAGTTTATAAAGAATAGAAATCATATGACTAATTCTTATGGTTGACGATAAAGCTTAATACTGATATGTGGTTCAATACAGTCTTCGACAAGAGGAgagggggaaaaaaaggaaaggatgtTCAATCTGAAATGACACAAGGATAATGGTTGCATGGATGATGATGAAAAAGAACCAGAAAAAATGTACATTGTCAAGCATTTTTAGAAGCCTGTGCTCACTTTGTCACGTATAAGTGGATTTGCAGACTCTCTTAAAAGAAAGTTAAATATAGCCTGCTTCTTGCCAAGAATTGCTTTGTGGATTGCTGTCAATCCATCCTGCAAATAAGTAATAAAACAAAATTCAGTAGGAGCTAGGAAAAAGAAGACACTACTTTCATACCTAGGTTATTCCGTATAAGAACTTTAAAAGTTAAGTAATAAAAACAGAAAATATGGTGGAGCAGAATGGAGTATTCTACAAGTACTTGTCATTCTTTGTGTACCTTGTCTGGAACATTAATATCAACAATGTGCTTCAACAAAGCAGTGAGAAGGTAAAACTCTCCTGAGGCAGCTAGAGTATGTAGAGGCTGCCACTTTGCCTGCATGGTTTTCGTGAAATTCAGGAATCAATCGAAACCTTCTAAGTACTTGCACAAAGTGCATTGAAGATTGAAAAGAGCTTGTACAGGAACGAAAATGTAGAAATAGAACAGCGTAAAACAATCAGCTTCAACACAATGTATAAGTGAGAATAGACAATATAGGAGAAAGCATATAAATACATTTCACTAAAACCAATATATAAGCTGACACAGAAGGCAGAAACTTACAGAGGTAGCAGGCACCAAATCAGGAAACCGCTTGTTTAACAGGACCTTTTCCTCCTTAGTGAAAAGCTTACGAGGACCTACATAGATTAGTATACCAAAAACGTTAAAGAGTTCAGAATGACACCCAATAAAGGGAACAAATAAGCACTtactttatcaaaaaaagaTGAGAATTTAGGGCAACAAataacatttcaattatatgaCCAAAAGGTCACATCAGCCTGTGGAAGAGAGTTTAAAATAAAAGGTGTACACCACTACTGAATTTGTCCAATTTAATGACAGGGGAAAAACACATTATATGCACTAAGCAAATACAAATAGTAGACACCAGTAAATAAGTATTAGCCTTAAGCAATATAAGCTTGACAAGGATTTGTATCTtaaatttggaaacaaaaataaaaaatgtggaTAGAGGAATTTCTTCGAAAATCGAGTTCCTCACAACTTCTCCAGGCTGGCAACGTTGAGAAATAAGGAGATTATGATATAACAGGGACCATAATTAAGCAGATTTGCATCTTGTCCAAATCTTGTTTCTTTTCTGGACAGTTGCTAAATCCCATTCAAGTAATGGGATTGGAAAAAATGCTACAAATATGAGATAACAGCTTCCATGCGAGCCATAGACATCTACTTCAGTACTTCTGGATCAATTCATGCATATGTTTTATCTTTTAGAAACATCAATGTACTTCGACATACTGGAAGACTAATAGCTGCTAGTGTTTCAAGATTTAACATCTTCAAACTCCCAACTAATGTGGTAATTAATGCTTATATCACCACTGACAAACAATATATACATGTAGTAATAACAAAccagaagaaaggaaatgaggTTTAATCTTATATTCTATAGACTATGATAAAACACATGAATCTACAGTTACTTCACTtttgatgattattgatgattatgaaaAACATGAATCAACAAATGAGGTAATTGATGATTATGAAACACATGAATATTCAGCATCTTGAGCCGGGGGTCTTTTGGAAAGAGCCTCTCTACCCCgtaaaggtaggggtaaggtctgtgtacatcctaccctccccagaccccacttatgggactacactgggtatgttgttgttgttgtttgttgttgttatgaatattCAGCATCTATATTTCTCTTTGCACTTCTGACATACTATAAAAGTCCAAGTCAACAATGCCAAGTTGGAAAGAATCAACTTGATTGACCCAGCAACAAAcctaatatttgaaaaatcaaaactcAATTAACTTAGATTAGTTATCAGATGCTTTGCTAGGCTAGTATGTAACGCTGGAAGCCTGGAATTGTTTATTACCAACATTATCTCAATCTAATATAAGTATGTATAACATTTTTGAGAACAAATCAATTTTCGCAAGGTCTAGAAAAACAAGTATTCCATACAATATACATTTTGTCCAAAGGGTAATTTCCTTAAAGAGCTGACATGTATATATCTTAATTCATCCCTCTCTCAATTGGATGGAATAGCCTGAGTTTAATATTTCTCTGTCCTGCTTTACATGATATTGGAGAGTCAAACTGCTTTTTCCAACAACTCAGTCAACTGTTCGGTTCAACAGAGACGAGCCCGAGTTTGGTACTCCTTTATCCCATTTTATATAACACTATcataggggtcgtttggttgctggttagagttatgcaggtattactAATACAGGGATTAATTATGCATGgtttagttattccatcttccattatacatagattccctcataacCCTATATATGTTTTATACATGGAAACTAAAATGCTACCAAATATGGTACTAACTATGCtggttttaatacatgaataattcagcaaccaaacAATCCCTTACTATTTGGAGATACAAGCACCGGTTTCTTTGActaagtaaatataattaagtacCAAACTTGAAATTTTAGTACAAATTATGTAGTTGCAGTTGCAGAAATGTACACATAATTTTCTAAAGCTTCCATACCTTCAGGACTTTTAGCGGCATTGGCATCATAAATGCCACTATTAAAGAAGTCCTTAATATCTTCCAATCCACCACCATATACAGCTGATCTTGGATCTCTTGGCAATACC from Lycium ferocissimum isolate CSIRO_LF1 chromosome 2, AGI_CSIRO_Lferr_CH_V1, whole genome shotgun sequence includes:
- the LOC132034628 gene encoding ankyrin repeat domain-containing protein, chloroplastic, yielding MSATGILNPLIPNFIPFPLSKLSQLQFLNFPPSFPRMSFRSQIPPNSLNFSFQNQPQFPLEDEEHVIGDCIVFEEGIFDDPFAQNNESKPQNTNNKKKEIEEENLIPDEWVEVQREINITKKERRKLSQQLEFGQRAERRRLDLMPIGNNNNRSSIEEYLKAREEKLKQLKPLVLENPDYGKVKRDKNEVKSDGELSESDEEESGSESRVYSSGRVLPRDPRSAVYGGGLEDIKDFFNSGIYDANAAKSPEGPRKLFTKEEKVLLNKRFPDLVPATSAKWQPLHTLAASGEFYLLTALLKHIVDINVPDKDGLTAIHKAILGKKQAIFNFLLRESANPLIRDKDGATLMHYAVRTASTQMIKILLLYNVDINLQDHDGWTPLHLAVQSRRTDIVRLLLIKGADKNLKNRDGLTPLDICLHSGRDIRTYELIKLLKQLPKVR